Proteins encoded together in one Bifidobacterium sp. ESL0745 window:
- a CDS encoding LacI family DNA-binding transcriptional regulator encodes MAADIQTVAKTAGVSISTVSRTFTKPELVAPRTREKVTRTAERLGFHISRSAAALKSGQTMRIALLTSDGVSTWFDAHAFAGLDSVFHPAGYDVSVYTMTTTDERRDFFMNLPVRRNVDAVIVDSFDIDPEEVKRLKTMHVPIVGINVPSSAGFDATVGIDDKGAMHTAVDHLAALGHRDIGYIGQANHRQLRYSAESRLQGFADACREHSDVRPQILLFDSDSHFVDNAINGILTAKPRLTAVCIIKDELALPIVYRLHQYGREVPRDLSVVGFDDIELAGQIGLTTLHQNPYRLGVEAARKTLLAMGNKSGEGLADADSAAADNSGGTEPEPTTYDLKDSASTNTDESGRNGISRIKTDSGATDDDNHYTVFDVPLMLRNTTAPPTVSDGRATAQSTTDENSAPSAYSPLRPTVKTSSYAYVPTPAYRGKA; translated from the coding sequence ATGGCAGCAGACATACAGACAGTCGCCAAGACCGCGGGAGTTTCGATTTCCACCGTCTCGCGCACGTTCACCAAGCCGGAGCTTGTCGCGCCACGGACGCGGGAAAAAGTGACGCGAACGGCCGAAAGACTTGGTTTCCACATCTCCCGTTCCGCGGCGGCGCTCAAAAGCGGGCAGACCATGCGCATCGCCCTGCTCACCAGCGACGGAGTGTCGACCTGGTTCGACGCGCACGCCTTTGCGGGCCTTGATTCGGTGTTCCATCCGGCAGGGTATGACGTTTCGGTTTACACGATGACCACCACCGACGAGCGCCGCGATTTCTTCATGAACCTTCCGGTACGCCGCAATGTCGACGCGGTCATCGTCGATTCATTCGACATCGATCCGGAAGAGGTCAAACGCCTCAAAACCATGCACGTACCGATTGTCGGCATCAATGTGCCCTCTTCGGCAGGCTTCGATGCGACCGTCGGTATTGACGACAAAGGCGCCATGCACACCGCCGTCGACCATCTGGCCGCACTCGGACATCGCGACATCGGCTATATCGGGCAGGCCAATCATCGCCAACTTCGCTACAGCGCCGAATCGCGTCTGCAAGGGTTTGCCGACGCCTGCCGCGAACACTCTGACGTGCGTCCGCAAATATTATTGTTCGATTCCGATAGCCATTTCGTCGACAACGCCATCAACGGCATCCTGACCGCCAAGCCGCGCCTGACTGCGGTCTGCATCATCAAAGACGAGCTCGCCCTGCCCATCGTCTACCGGCTGCACCAGTACGGACGTGAGGTGCCGCGCGATTTGTCGGTGGTCGGATTCGACGATATCGAGCTCGCCGGGCAGATCGGCCTGACCACTCTGCACCAGAATCCATATCGGCTCGGCGTGGAAGCGGCGCGCAAAACCCTGCTCGCGATGGGCAATAAGTCCGGCGAAGGCTTGGCCGATGCGGATTCCGCGGCTGCTGACAACTCAGGCGGGACGGAACCCGAACCCACAACCTACGACTTAAAGGATTCGGCTTCTACAAATACGGACGAATCGGGCAGAAACGGCATAAGCAGAATCAAGACCGACTCCGGAGCAACGGACGACGACAACCACTACACCGTTTTCGATGTGCCGCTGATGCTGCGCAACACGACGGCACCGCCAACGGTTTCCGATGGTCGCGCAACTGCTCAATCGACGACAGATGAGAACTCGGCCCCGTCGGCGTATTCGCCCCTTCGCCCCACCGTGAAAACGTCTTCATACGCCTACGTGCCCACGCCCGCTTATCGCGGCAAGGCGTAA
- a CDS encoding glycoside hydrolase family 13 protein translates to MTANNMRDDWWKQAVVYQVYPRSFKDVNGDGLGDIAGITEKMDYLKDLGVDAIWLSPFYPSDLADGGYDVIDYRNVDPRLGTMDDFDKMVAAAHGSGIKVIVDIVPNHTSNKHRFFKEALKAGRGSAARDRYIFREGRGKNGELPPNDWQSLFGGPAWERVDDGQWYFHIFAREQPDVNWENPDIHEEFKKTFRFWSDHGTDGFRIDVAHGLAKDFESKSLEELGREYAVQGDGYNDEDNPMWDRPEVHDIYKEWRQVFNEYNPPRFAVAEAWVRPEHQHLYASTDELGQVFNFEFAKARWNVNDMRKAITEGLENAALTNGSTSTWVMSNHDIIRNATRYALPQVNGQIGKDWLLRDGKTYTENRELGTRRARAAVLMEMGLPGSVYIYQGEELGLFEVSDIPWDRLEDPTPFRTSKAASDKGRDGCRVPLPWIAGDEPKPASWSQDGTFGEGASFGFSPATKADGKPAADPHLPQPLWFKDFAADKEAKDPTSMLTLYRSALKDRAEMLTVTGDHDSLDWLNMGGDVIAYTRPAISNGSPATFASVTNFGAAPVALPKGRIVMTSAELDADGGLPQDASAWMLLDK, encoded by the coding sequence ATGACCGCTAACAACATGCGCGACGACTGGTGGAAGCAGGCCGTCGTCTATCAGGTCTATCCACGCAGCTTCAAGGACGTCAACGGCGACGGGCTGGGCGACATCGCCGGCATCACCGAAAAGATGGATTATCTGAAAGACCTGGGCGTGGACGCAATCTGGCTTTCGCCCTTCTACCCCTCCGATCTGGCCGACGGCGGCTACGACGTGATCGACTACCGCAACGTCGACCCACGCCTCGGAACGATGGACGACTTCGACAAGATGGTCGCCGCGGCGCATGGCTCCGGCATCAAGGTGATCGTCGACATCGTACCGAACCACACCTCCAACAAGCACCGCTTCTTTAAGGAAGCTTTGAAGGCCGGACGCGGATCGGCCGCCCGCGACCGCTATATCTTCCGCGAGGGGCGCGGCAAGAACGGCGAACTGCCGCCAAACGACTGGCAGTCGCTTTTCGGCGGCCCGGCTTGGGAACGTGTCGATGACGGCCAGTGGTACTTCCATATCTTCGCGCGCGAACAGCCGGACGTGAACTGGGAGAACCCCGATATCCATGAGGAATTCAAGAAGACGTTCCGCTTCTGGAGCGACCATGGCACCGACGGATTCCGCATCGACGTGGCCCACGGCCTGGCCAAAGACTTCGAAAGCAAATCCCTGGAAGAGCTCGGCCGCGAATACGCCGTGCAGGGCGATGGTTACAACGATGAAGACAACCCGATGTGGGATCGCCCGGAAGTCCACGACATCTATAAGGAATGGCGTCAGGTCTTCAACGAGTACAACCCGCCGCGTTTCGCCGTCGCCGAGGCCTGGGTGCGCCCGGAACACCAGCATCTTTACGCCTCCACCGACGAGCTCGGCCAGGTCTTCAATTTCGAGTTCGCCAAGGCACGCTGGAACGTGAACGACATGCGCAAGGCCATCACCGAAGGCCTCGAGAATGCCGCCCTCACCAACGGATCGACCTCGACTTGGGTGATGAGCAACCATGACATCATACGCAACGCCACCCGTTACGCCCTGCCGCAGGTCAACGGGCAGATCGGCAAGGACTGGCTGCTGCGCGACGGCAAGACCTACACCGAAAACCGTGAGCTTGGCACACGCCGTGCCCGTGCCGCCGTCCTGATGGAGATGGGCCTGCCGGGCTCCGTCTACATCTACCAAGGCGAGGAATTGGGGCTTTTCGAGGTGTCCGACATTCCGTGGGACAGGCTTGAGGATCCGACGCCGTTCCGTACCAGCAAAGCCGCCAGCGACAAGGGCCGTGACGGTTGCCGCGTTCCGCTGCCGTGGATCGCGGGCGACGAACCCAAGCCGGCTTCCTGGAGCCAGGACGGAACTTTCGGCGAGGGAGCCTCGTTCGGTTTCTCCCCCGCCACCAAGGCCGACGGCAAGCCTGCCGCCGATCCGCACCTGCCGCAGCCTCTGTGGTTCAAGGACTTTGCCGCCGATAAGGAAGCCAAGGACCCGACTTCGATGCTGACGCTGTACCGCTCGGCGCTGAAGGATCGCGCCGAAATGCTCACCGTGACCGGCGACCACGACAGCCTCGACTGGCTCAACATGGGCGGCGACGTCATCGCCTACACGCGCCCGGCCATCTCCAACGGTTCGCCGGCCACGTTCGCCAGCGTCACCAATTTCGGCGCGGCTCCGGTCGCGTTGCCAAAGGGACGCATCGTCATGACGTCGGCCGAACTCGACGCCGACGGCGGCCTGCCGCAGGATGCGAGCGCCTGGATGTTGCTTGACAAGTAA
- a CDS encoding histidine phosphatase family protein, producing the protein MSDYLTSGEDASKPGYLVLLRHGQTAWSVSGQYTGHTDVPLNEEGRRQAMAGGKRLREAFPEGFGPGHIFSSPLHRASETAQLAGYSDFQTLDDLQEWDYGPAEGRKREEVSDVLGHDWCVWDEGPEKLPAKMQGDWTCTLDEGITVDVHDGVGETVDQAAARARRVIAKVTPLILAGHNVLLVAHAHILRIVTTQWLRVDPHSGRLLRFDTAHHSVLGYYKGDPVIVRWNV; encoded by the coding sequence ATGAGTGATTATCTTACTTCAGGCGAGGATGCCTCGAAACCCGGTTACTTGGTGCTGTTGCGTCACGGTCAGACCGCGTGGAGTGTCAGTGGGCAATATACCGGGCATACGGATGTGCCGTTGAACGAAGAGGGGCGGCGGCAGGCGATGGCCGGTGGAAAACGATTACGTGAGGCCTTTCCGGAGGGTTTCGGACCTGGTCATATTTTCTCCAGCCCTCTGCATCGTGCCAGCGAAACCGCACAATTGGCGGGTTATTCGGATTTTCAGACGCTTGACGATTTGCAGGAGTGGGATTACGGTCCCGCCGAAGGCCGCAAGCGTGAGGAAGTCAGCGATGTGCTCGGCCACGATTGGTGCGTATGGGACGAAGGCCCCGAGAAGTTACCAGCCAAAATGCAAGGCGATTGGACTTGCACGCTTGACGAGGGCATCACGGTGGATGTACATGACGGAGTGGGAGAAACCGTTGACCAGGCCGCCGCGCGTGCCCGTCGGGTCATCGCCAAGGTGACTCCGCTGATTCTGGCTGGCCACAACGTCCTGCTCGTCGCTCACGCCCATATCCTGCGCATCGTCACCACCCAGTGGCTTCGCGTCGACCCGCATTCCGGTCGTCTGCTGCGTTTCGACACGGCCCATCACTCCGTTCTGGGCTACTACAAAGGCGATCCCGTCATCGTCCGCTGGAACGTGTGA
- a CDS encoding DUF4235 domain-containing protein — MHARHSKNAVKEADKEAAKHPGMPEWDSFMPSVSAKTDSTDQVPSSEAFSDSPSSSPSSIPTSPTGPTTPPTSSSADRIVESLHRVDQKVETMRQNRLQDPDTLGDKIVKIVLPTVLGALAGKIFKTIWDSQVTNRRKAAGDTAEDAQQQGFIASVIFAAASAAFGSVISTLGTRGSNALVTRRQNRRSGK; from the coding sequence ATGCACGCACGTCACAGCAAAAACGCGGTGAAAGAAGCCGACAAGGAAGCCGCCAAACATCCCGGCATGCCGGAATGGGATTCCTTCATGCCTTCGGTCTCGGCTAAAACAGATTCCACAGACCAAGTGCCGTCTTCTGAAGCCTTTTCGGATTCACCATCGTCGTCACCGTCATCGATTCCAACGAGTCCGACAGGTCCGACTACTCCACCGACTTCATCATCCGCCGACCGCATCGTCGAAAGCCTCCATCGCGTCGACCAGAAAGTAGAAACCATGCGTCAGAACCGTTTGCAAGACCCAGATACATTGGGTGACAAAATCGTCAAAATCGTACTGCCTACTGTTCTGGGAGCGCTGGCCGGCAAGATATTCAAAACCATTTGGGACAGCCAGGTCACCAACCGGCGCAAAGCGGCGGGGGACACCGCCGAGGACGCCCAGCAGCAAGGGTTCATTGCAAGCGTCATTTTCGCGGCCGCCTCGGCGGCGTTCGGTTCCGTCATCTCCACGCTGGGCACGCGAGGCTCCAACGCGCTGGTCACCCGCCGTCAAAACCGACGCAGCGGAAAGTAA
- a CDS encoding nitroreductase family protein, with product MTESSDNLRTNETIETLLNRRSIRKFKPDAIDEQTIATLETVAQHAASSQYLQDWSAIRVEDQRLKDAIVEISHQTYVGEAPLLYLFVADEHRNAAIAQRKGVDVHSDEFTLNSSYRFTQAQNDAAFALHAMETAAYSLGLGCVILGSVLNNPRKLIELLHLPEFTYPVLGLAIGKPDQSPTLKPRMERDDQFFVDRYPADDEQLLHGLDEFDATVHKYYDLRNTSRPVDAFSDQIANNSVDPGVLDRCVEPVAKDQGFRLDH from the coding sequence ATGACCGAATCATCAGACAATCTCCGCACCAACGAAACCATCGAAACGCTGCTCAACCGCCGTTCCATCCGCAAGTTCAAGCCGGACGCAATCGACGAGCAAACCATTGCCACCCTGGAAACCGTGGCACAGCACGCCGCATCCAGCCAATATTTGCAGGACTGGTCGGCCATTCGCGTCGAGGATCAGCGGCTCAAGGATGCCATCGTCGAAATCAGCCATCAGACCTATGTGGGCGAGGCCCCGCTGCTGTATCTGTTTGTCGCCGACGAGCACCGCAACGCCGCCATCGCCCAGCGCAAGGGCGTCGACGTCCACTCCGACGAATTCACCCTGAACTCCAGCTATCGCTTCACCCAAGCCCAGAACGACGCCGCATTTGCGCTGCACGCCATGGAGACGGCCGCGTATTCCCTCGGTTTGGGCTGCGTGATCCTCGGTTCCGTGCTCAACAACCCGCGCAAGCTCATCGAACTGCTGCACCTGCCCGAATTCACCTACCCGGTGCTGGGACTCGCCATCGGCAAGCCGGACCAGTCGCCGACCCTGAAGCCGCGTATGGAACGAGACGACCAATTCTTCGTCGACCGCTATCCCGCCGACGACGAGCAGCTGCTCCACGGACTTGATGAATTCGACGCCACCGTCCATAAGTATTACGATTTGCGCAACACTTCCCGTCCGGTGGACGCGTTCAGCGACCAAATCGCCAATAATTCCGTCGATCCCGGCGTTCTCGATCGTTGTGTCGAACCGGTTGCCAAAGACCAAGGCTTCCGCTTGGACCACTGA
- a CDS encoding aldo/keto reductase, with protein MKYSELGTSGVKASRVALGAMRMNAKSADEAKAVVRTALDGGVNFFDTADCYTAGESSRRLGWALKDVGVDRSKIYVQTKFGIYRDPASDKITRYDFSKKHLVAALDSELKNLQTDYVDFVLLHRPDTLVDLDGLAEAFNELQSSGKVRHFGVSNVNPMQVEMLQSALDEKLEVNQLQFGLGHTGMVQQEFHVNMQDAPSVDHDGGLISYSRLKKMTIQAWSPFQFGFFEGVFIDNPKFPELNKVLQRVADAHGVAKNAIAVAWILRHPAKMQVLLGSMTPSRLREMMAGADVEISAQEWYDLYVAAGNDLP; from the coding sequence ATGAAATATAGTGAACTCGGAACGTCGGGCGTGAAAGCCTCGCGTGTCGCCTTGGGAGCGATGCGCATGAACGCGAAAAGCGCGGACGAGGCGAAAGCCGTTGTCCGTACAGCGTTGGACGGCGGCGTCAACTTTTTCGATACCGCGGATTGCTATACGGCCGGCGAGAGCAGCAGACGGCTTGGCTGGGCGCTCAAGGACGTCGGCGTTGACCGCAGCAAGATCTATGTGCAGACGAAGTTTGGCATTTACCGTGATCCGGCGAGCGACAAGATCACTCGTTACGATTTTTCCAAAAAACATTTGGTCGCTGCGCTCGACAGTGAGTTGAAGAATCTGCAGACCGACTATGTCGATTTCGTGCTCCTTCACCGCCCCGATACACTCGTTGATCTTGATGGGCTGGCCGAGGCGTTCAATGAGCTGCAATCAAGTGGCAAGGTGCGTCATTTCGGTGTCAGCAATGTGAACCCGATGCAGGTCGAAATGTTGCAAAGTGCGCTGGACGAGAAGCTTGAGGTCAACCAGTTGCAATTTGGGCTTGGCCACACCGGCATGGTGCAGCAGGAGTTTCATGTCAATATGCAGGACGCGCCGAGCGTCGATCATGACGGCGGGCTGATCAGCTACTCGCGCCTCAAGAAAATGACTATTCAGGCGTGGAGTCCGTTCCAGTTTGGTTTCTTTGAGGGCGTTTTCATCGACAATCCCAAGTTCCCTGAGCTCAATAAGGTGCTCCAGCGCGTGGCAGATGCACACGGCGTGGCGAAGAATGCCATTGCCGTGGCGTGGATTCTGCGTCATCCGGCCAAGATGCAGGTGCTGCTCGGTTCGATGACCCCGAGCCGCTTGCGGGAGATGATGGCCGGAGCTGACGTCGAGATCAGCGCTCAGGAATGGTACGACCTCTACGTCGCCGCCGGCAACGATCTGCCGTAA
- a CDS encoding C1 family peptidase, whose product MTNSNKTNSNDRANESNSAKAIRVEDVRGYSENYNTGNAARANHVAANAAVENGVLKAATSYEGARELTHDFSIELKQGTITNQRQSGRCWMFASLNTLRYELMHRWKLEDFEFSETYLFFWDKFEKANTYLENVLATLDESTDSRTFEAINSYPVDDGGWWQMFVNLVNKYGLVPKSAYPESANSKNSDAFTQYLTTKLHRFAIQLRKNHKDGMAMDELRKLKKQYMEDVYRICAISLGEPPTKFDWRARVKDSDNDENGNDGKARQDKASSKDSGRSDKPGNRGGNETSDDADAETVANPSIASDPAISATVESAGNKAEKSMQGEPGIDERKQIVEHDITPLEFYHKYVPVDVNDFVTVCNNPMETRPFYTHFQLKYSTNVVETGNLDFVNVPIDVLRRSAVEQVKAGHPIWFACDCMQYSLRDSGYFSKKVVRVDELFGTDFSIDKANGLEYGDYPSNHAMTITGVNLDEDGNPNRWKIENSWGKENGKDGYYVADGEWFDQFVSEVIIRKEFLDDKTLKASTDKPVVLEPWEALSARCD is encoded by the coding sequence ATGACCAATAGCAACAAGACAAACAGCAACGATAGGGCAAACGAAAGCAACAGCGCGAAGGCGATACGTGTTGAGGACGTTCGTGGGTACAGCGAAAACTACAACACGGGGAACGCAGCGCGAGCCAACCACGTCGCAGCGAACGCGGCGGTCGAGAACGGTGTGCTCAAGGCGGCAACCAGCTACGAGGGCGCGCGCGAGCTGACACACGATTTTTCGATCGAGCTCAAGCAGGGCACCATCACCAACCAGCGGCAAAGCGGGCGCTGCTGGATGTTCGCCTCGCTCAACACCCTGCGCTATGAGCTGATGCACCGGTGGAAGCTGGAGGATTTCGAATTCTCCGAAACCTATCTGTTCTTCTGGGACAAGTTCGAGAAGGCGAACACCTATTTGGAGAATGTGCTCGCCACACTTGATGAGTCCACAGACAGCCGGACGTTCGAGGCGATCAACAGCTATCCGGTCGATGACGGCGGATGGTGGCAGATGTTCGTCAACCTGGTCAACAAATACGGGCTGGTACCGAAATCGGCATATCCGGAATCCGCAAATTCCAAGAATTCCGACGCGTTCACACAATATCTGACCACAAAGTTGCACCGGTTCGCGATTCAATTGCGTAAGAATCACAAAGATGGCATGGCCATGGACGAACTGCGGAAACTCAAAAAGCAGTATATGGAAGACGTCTATCGCATCTGCGCCATTTCGCTGGGAGAACCGCCGACCAAGTTCGATTGGCGAGCCCGCGTCAAAGACAGCGATAATGACGAAAACGGCAACGACGGCAAAGCCAGACAGGACAAGGCATCTTCCAAGGATTCTGGACGTTCAGACAAGCCCGGCAATCGAGGCGGAAACGAAACTTCTGATGATGCCGACGCCGAAACCGTTGCAAACCCATCCATCGCCAGCGACCCTGCCATAAGCGCAACAGTCGAAAGCGCAGGCAATAAGGCTGAAAAATCGATGCAGGGAGAACCCGGCATCGACGAACGCAAGCAGATCGTGGAGCACGACATCACGCCGCTCGAGTTCTACCACAAGTATGTGCCGGTGGACGTCAATGATTTCGTAACCGTTTGCAACAATCCCATGGAAACGCGCCCGTTCTACACCCATTTCCAGCTCAAATATTCGACCAATGTGGTTGAAACCGGCAACCTTGATTTCGTCAACGTGCCGATCGACGTGCTGCGTCGGTCTGCGGTGGAGCAGGTGAAAGCCGGACACCCAATCTGGTTCGCCTGCGATTGCATGCAATACAGCCTGCGCGACAGCGGCTACTTCAGCAAAAAAGTCGTACGCGTCGATGAGCTGTTCGGTACCGATTTCAGCATCGACAAGGCAAACGGCCTCGAATACGGCGATTACCCGAGCAACCATGCCATGACCATCACCGGCGTGAACCTTGACGAGGACGGCAATCCAAACCGTTGGAAAATCGAGAACAGCTGGGGCAAGGAGAATGGCAAGGACGGTTATTACGTGGCTGACGGCGAATGGTTCGACCAGTTCGTCAGCGAGGTCATCATCCGCAAGGAATTCCTGGACGATAAGACGCTCAAAGCCTCGACGGACAAGCCAGTTGTGCTTGAGCCGTGGGAAGCACTCAGCGCTCGTTGCGACTGA
- the metG gene encoding methionine--tRNA ligase, whose translation MTHILVNVAWPYANGPRHIGHVAGFGVPSDVYARYERMKGNDVLMVSGTDEHGTPILVEADKEGVSPQELANRYNRVIAKDLCDLGLSYDLFTRTTTGNHEHVVQELFKQCLKNGYIYKGTQKVAISPSTGRTLPDRYIEGTCPICGADGARGDQCDNCGNELDPDELINPVSKINGETPNFKETEHFFLDLPALAEANLAWLKTRKGWRTNVINFSLGLFKEVKPRAITRDIDWGIPVPVDGWIDNPNKKLYVWFDAVIGYLSASIEWARRKGDPEAWKKWWNDPKSPAYYFMGKDNITFHSQIWPSEILAYDGEGSKGGEPGEYGKLNLPEQVVASEFMTMEGKKFSSSRGIVIYVKDILARYPVDAVRYYISVAGPETSDADFTWSEFVRHNNEELASSWGNLVNRVANLMYKDFGEIPELDEDSMTAEDRALLEETATAFDEVGGLIEHHHQKNALNEAMKVVGDINKYISAVEPWKIKDDPKRLGTVLHICAQAVSDANHLLAPFLPHSAQKVWEALGGVGTFSPLPRIEEVEDLDKPGFKYPIITGDYKLGRTVHPWQSEPLIVGTPIPKPSPIFQKIPKEAVGEELARFEADLAARKEAEAKRFEEAKEKLAKEEEKSE comes from the coding sequence ATGACTCATATTTTGGTGAACGTTGCATGGCCGTACGCGAACGGCCCGCGCCATATCGGACACGTGGCTGGTTTCGGCGTGCCCTCCGACGTGTATGCGCGCTACGAGCGCATGAAGGGCAATGATGTCCTGATGGTTTCCGGCACCGACGAGCATGGCACCCCGATTCTGGTTGAGGCGGACAAGGAGGGTGTGAGCCCGCAGGAGCTGGCAAATCGCTACAACCGCGTCATTGCCAAGGATCTTTGCGATCTCGGCCTGAGCTACGATCTCTTCACCCGCACCACGACGGGCAATCATGAGCACGTCGTGCAGGAGCTGTTCAAGCAGTGCCTCAAGAACGGTTACATATATAAAGGGACGCAGAAGGTCGCGATTTCGCCTTCCACCGGCCGTACCCTGCCAGACCGTTATATCGAGGGCACTTGCCCGATCTGCGGGGCCGACGGCGCTCGCGGCGACCAGTGCGACAACTGCGGCAACGAACTTGACCCGGACGAACTGATCAACCCGGTTTCCAAGATCAACGGCGAGACCCCGAATTTCAAGGAGACCGAGCACTTCTTCCTCGATTTGCCGGCACTCGCGGAGGCGAACCTCGCGTGGCTGAAGACCCGCAAGGGCTGGCGTACCAACGTCATCAACTTCTCGCTGGGCCTGTTCAAGGAAGTCAAGCCGCGTGCCATTACCCGCGACATCGATTGGGGCATCCCCGTGCCGGTCGACGGTTGGATCGACAACCCCAACAAAAAACTCTACGTCTGGTTCGATGCGGTCATCGGGTATTTGTCCGCCTCCATCGAATGGGCCCGCCGCAAAGGCGACCCGGAGGCATGGAAGAAGTGGTGGAACGACCCGAAGTCCCCGGCTTATTACTTCATGGGCAAAGACAACATCACCTTCCATTCCCAGATCTGGCCTTCCGAGATACTCGCCTACGACGGCGAGGGCTCCAAGGGCGGCGAGCCTGGTGAATACGGCAAGCTCAACCTGCCCGAGCAGGTCGTGGCCAGCGAGTTCATGACGATGGAAGGCAAGAAGTTCAGCTCATCGCGCGGCATCGTCATCTATGTCAAAGACATTCTGGCGCGCTATCCCGTTGACGCCGTTCGGTATTACATTTCTGTGGCCGGCCCGGAGACTTCCGACGCCGACTTCACGTGGTCCGAGTTCGTTCGTCACAACAATGAAGAGCTTGCGTCCAGCTGGGGCAACCTGGTCAACCGCGTCGCCAACCTCATGTACAAGGACTTCGGGGAAATTCCGGAGCTTGATGAAGACTCGATGACCGCCGAGGACCGTGCGTTGCTCGAGGAGACGGCCACCGCTTTCGATGAGGTTGGCGGACTTATCGAGCACCATCACCAGAAGAACGCCCTTAACGAGGCCATGAAGGTCGTTGGTGACATCAACAAGTACATCTCCGCGGTCGAGCCGTGGAAGATCAAGGACGACCCGAAGCGCCTCGGCACTGTGCTGCACATCTGCGCGCAGGCCGTTTCCGACGCGAACCACCTGCTTGCCCCATTCCTGCCGCATTCCGCGCAGAAGGTCTGGGAGGCGCTTGGCGGTGTGGGCACGTTCTCGCCATTGCCGCGTATCGAAGAGGTCGAGGATCTCGACAAGCCCGGTTTCAAGTATCCGATTATCACCGGAGACTACAAGCTTGGCCGCACTGTGCATCCGTGGCAGAGCGAGCCGCTTATCGTCGGCACCCCGATTCCCAAGCCTTCGCCCATCTTCCAGAAGATTCCGAAAGAGGCCGTCGGCGAAGAGCTGGCTCGCTTCGAAGCCGATCTCGCTGCCCGCAAGGAGGCCGAGGCCAAGCGTTTCGAAGAGGCCAAGGAAAAGCTGGCAAAGGAAGAAGAGAAGTCCGAGTAA